A genomic region of Alnus glutinosa chromosome 11, dhAlnGlut1.1, whole genome shotgun sequence contains the following coding sequences:
- the LOC133881972 gene encoding disease resistance protein RUN1-like: MAAGTLTSPEAFFSSSSSPQPKWNYDVFLCFRGKDTRKNFTDHFYFALRDAGIKVFRDDNELQRGEDLPSKLLQAIQGSRISVIVFSTNYAASRWCLEELVEIMECQRTMTQLVLPIFFDVEPSDVRNQTSSFAEAFKKHEEHYLLDMDKVIKWRRAMREAANLSGWELRKTADGHEAKFIKKIIEEISRELNSTHLFLALYPVGVDCRVQDMNCCLSFGASDIRMVGILGMGGIGKTTIAKAIYNQFFHGFEGKSFLANVKETSNEPRGQVRLQEQLLSDILKTEKIKISSVDRGINMIKERLCNKAVLVILDDVDNIEQLNAIARRRDWFGLGSRIIITTRYEHLLKELQVDSVYTVTTMNDSESLELFSWHAFRNSFPTKDYTDLSTSVVAYCGGLPLALEVLGSFLFSRSIPEWKSTLDKLKKIPHDQIQKKLRISFDALSDNTEKDIFLDIACFFIGMDKDYVAKILDGCGFFAEIGISVLIQRCLLKVSMTNKFMMHDLLRDMGRKIVYEKYPNEPGKWSRLWLHEDAFDILTKHQGTKAVQGFTLELPSLRKVNFNSIAFIKMQRLRLLQLDHVRLIGDYKYLSKELRWLRWHGFPLKFMPNNFYPRNLVVIDLQYSNLIRVWEVPKVFEKMKILNLSHSHYLSQTPDFSRLPNLEQLILEDCTSLFEVHHSIGDLTSLVLVNLKGCKCLTSLPRSFYKLKSLETLILSGSLPSLFWSWISPRKCLKPVNILSTTLKGFNSLRDLRLRGCNLSDNAILTDVWSLCPLEILDLGCNSFESLPPSLGGLSKLGQLILDGCKKLKSIPDLPASLYFLYANNCTELERISNPSKLSNVFSLSVANCKKLVEIPCLEKWSNTIRSVDMEGCRNLTYTFKESYLQGEGASMRFEIHTVADQILKGFVVCVVYSTHVRVFSPYRGTSSYINHTKNTIFTFPSEITGGTIPCGDHLFVGNVLTNNFEDGDEAELVVDLGVETIVKRLGICLGYEGVVDGK, encoded by the exons ATGGCCGCCGGAACATTGACATCTCCTGAAGCCTTCTTctcctcatcttcttctccccAACCCAAATGGAACTACGACGTCTTCTTGTGTTTTAGAGGCAAAGACACTCGCAAGAACTTTACCGACCACTTCTACTTCGCTTTGAGAGATGCCGGAATCAAAGTCTTCAGAGATGACAACGAGCTCCAAAGAGGAGAAGATCTTCCATCCAAACTATTACAGGCAATCCAAGGGTCCAGAATCTCTGTCATCGTTTTCTCAACGAACTATGCGGCTTCGAGGTGGTGCTTAGAGGAACTTGTGGAGATCATGGAGTGCCAAAGAACTATGACACAGTTGGTTCTGCCTATATTCTTTGATGTTGAACCCTCGGATGTGAGAAACCAGACAAGTAGTTTTGCAGAAGCATTCAAAAAACATGAAGAGCATTACTTGTTGGACATGGACAAAGTTATCAAGTGGAGAAGAGCTATGCGTGAGGCTGCTAACTTGTCAGGGTGGGAGCTAAGAAAAACTGCAGATGG GCATGAAGCCAAGtttatcaagaaaattattGAAGAGATTTCAAGAGAACTGAACAGCACACACTTGTTTTTAGCACTCTACCCAGTTGGAGTAGATTGTCGCGTGCAAGACATGAATTGTTGCTTAAGTTTTGGAGCTAGTGATATTCGCATGGTAGGAATTTTGGGAATGGGCGGAATTGGAAAAACAACCATTGCTAAAGCCATTTATAACCAATTTTTTCATGGATTTGAAGGTAAAAGTTTTCTTGCAAATGTTAAGGAAACTTCCAATGAACCTAGGGGTCAAGTTCGTCTCCAGGAACAACTTCTTTCTGACATCTTAAAGAcagaaaagataaagataagtaGTGTTGATAGAGGAATCAATATGATAAAAGAAAGACTTTGTAATAAAGCAGTACTTGTGATACTTGATGATGTAGACAATATAGAGCAACTGAATGCCATAGCTAGAAGGCGTGACTGGTTTGGTTTGGGAAGTAGAATTATTATAACAACCAGATATGAGCATTTGCTAAAGGAGCTACAAGTGGATAGTGTATATACAGTTACAACAATGAATGATAGTGAGTCTCTTGAGCTCTTTAGTTGGCATGCCTTCAGGAATAGCTTTCCTACTAAAGATTACACTGACTTGTCAACAAGTGTTGTTGCTTACTGTGGAGGACTGCCTCTAGCACTTGAAGTTTTGGGCTCATTTCTATTCTCCAGGAGCATTCCAGAATGGAAAAGTACACTAGATAAACTGAAAAAGATTCCTCATGATCAAATTCAAAAGAAACTTAGAATAAGCTTTGATGCACTAAGCGACAATACAGAAAAGGATATATTCCTTGACATAGCATGTTTCTTCATCGGAATGGACAAAGACTATGTAGCAAAAATATTGGATGGTTGTGGTTTTTTCGCAGAGATTGGTATTAGTGTCCTCATTCAGAGGTGCCTTCTTAAAGTTAGCATGACAAACAAGTTTATGATGCATGATTTGCTGCGAGACATGGGAAGAAAAATCGTTTATGAAAAATACCCCAACGAACCTGGGAAATGGAGTAGATTATGGCTACATGAGGATGCATTTGATATATTGACAAAGCATCAG GGAACAAAAGCAGTTCAAGGGTTTACTTTAGAATTGCCAAGTTTAAGAAAGGTGAATTTCAATTCAATAGCATTTATAAAGATGCAGAGACTGAGATTACTCCAACTTGATCATGTACGACTCATTGGAGACTATAAATATCTTTCCAAAGAATTAAGGTGGCTTCGTTGGCATGGGTTCCCTCTAAAGTTTATGCCAAATAACTTTTATCCAAGAAACCTAGTTGTGATTGACTTGCAATATAGCAATCTCATAAGAGTTTGGGAAGTTCCCAAG gtgtttgagaaaatgaaaattcTAAATCTTAGTCACTCGCATTATCTGAGCCAGACTCCTGACTTTTCAAGACTCCCCAATCTTGAGCAATTAATACTCGAAGATTGTACAAGTTTGTTTGAGGTTCACCACTCCATTGGAGATCTTACTAGTCTTGTTTTGGTAAATTTGAAAGGTTGCAAATGCCTTACTAGTCTGCCAAGAAGTTTCTACAAGTTGAAGTCTCTAGAAACACTCATTCTTTCTGGGTCATTGCCTTCACTCTTTTGGTCTTGGATATCACCAAGGAAATGTCTCAAGCCAGTCAATATATTGTCTACTACACTAAAAGGCTTTAACTCACTAAGAGACTTACGTCTCAGGGGGTGCAATTTATCAGACAATGCAATTCTTACAGATGTTTGGAGTTTATGTCCTCTTGAAATTTTGGATTTAGGATGCAATAGTTTTGAAAGCCTACCACCTAGCCTAGGTGGTCTTTCGAAGCTTGGACAACTCATCTTGGATGGTTGTAAAAAGCTTAAATCAATTCCTGACTTACCAGCAAGCttgtattttctatatgcaaaCAACTGTACAGAGCTGGAAAGAATATCGAATCCATCAAAACTCTCAAATGTATTCAGTTTGAGCGTTGCTAATTGCAAGAAATTAGTCGAAATTCCATGTCTAGAGAAGTGGTCGAATACCATTAGATCTGTTGACATGGAAGGGTGTAGAAATTTGACATATACTTTTAAAGAAAGCTACCTTCAG GGGGAGGGAGCCTCGATGCGTTTTGAAATACATACTGTTGCTGATCAGATATTGAAAGGGTTTGTTGTATGTGTTGTGTATTCAACACATGTTCGGGTATTTTCTCCATATAGAGGTACTAGTTCATATATCAACCATACCAAGAATACTATTTTCACTTTTCCGTCAGAAATAACTGGTGGCACAATCCCTTGTGGAGATCACCTATTTGTAGGCAATGTTCTTACCAACAATTTTGAGGATGGTGATGAGGCAGAGCTTGTTGTAGATTTGGGAGTTGAAACCATTGTTAAGAGGTTAGGGATCTGTCTAGGGTACGAAGGGGTTGTCGATGGAAAATGA